From the genome of Scytonema hofmannii PCC 7110, one region includes:
- a CDS encoding ABC transporter substrate-binding protein — translation MITKKLPTNCRIILLGLTLSLSVFSCTNNSEPDTSLPTESSAKNGVLTLWWDKGFTLEEDEAIQQVVKQWQQETGNKAELSLFSADELSKKTQRAIRSGNPPDIVMSNNADRILNPSLAREGKLADVSEVVQSVKPFYSDTVLKSAYFYNKLTKKQSYYAVPLHQSIPYIFYWRDLLQEAGKSEKDIPKDWNGFWEFWKQIQDTLQTKNNQKIYGLGLPLSVGAGDTFEVFEQILEAHDVQIVDERGRLRTSDPKVRQGLIHCIAWYTKFYEQGYVPKDAVNWFNPDNNRSLFNRHVVMTANNSLSIPAAVRRNSDVYFNKLGTIGYPNKPNGKPMRYVSLITQAIILTESKNQRLAKDFLIYFISPEIMGNYLKAAGGRFFPVHDLVWKDPFWTNKKDPHISEGAKPLIMKQTRLLYIAQNSSYSKVLMKNVWGQALRRVVINRVSPEEAADKAIQQINEIFAEYSNPI, via the coding sequence ATGATAACTAAAAAATTACCAACAAATTGTCGTATTATATTACTGGGATTAACACTCAGTTTAAGCGTTTTTTCTTGTACCAACAATTCCGAGCCTGACACATCCTTGCCAACTGAATCTTCTGCAAAGAACGGAGTATTAACACTGTGGTGGGATAAAGGTTTTACGCTAGAAGAAGATGAAGCAATACAGCAAGTTGTCAAGCAGTGGCAACAAGAGACTGGTAACAAAGCTGAGCTTTCTCTATTTAGTGCAGATGAACTATCAAAGAAGACCCAAAGGGCAATTCGATCTGGCAATCCACCTGATATTGTTATGAGTAACAATGCAGATCGGATTCTTAACCCAAGTCTTGCCCGAGAAGGTAAATTAGCAGATGTTTCTGAGGTTGTTCAATCTGTCAAACCTTTTTATTCTGACACCGTATTAAAAAGTGCTTATTTTTATAACAAGCTCACAAAGAAGCAAAGCTATTATGCCGTACCCCTTCACCAAAGCATTCCTTATATTTTTTACTGGCGAGATTTACTCCAGGAAGCAGGTAAGAGTGAAAAAGATATTCCTAAGGATTGGAATGGCTTTTGGGAATTTTGGAAACAAATACAAGATACTTTACAAACAAAGAACAATCAAAAGATTTATGGGCTTGGTTTACCTTTATCGGTTGGGGCTGGAGATACTTTTGAAGTCTTTGAGCAGATTTTAGAAGCCCATGATGTGCAAATTGTAGACGAGCGAGGTCGATTGCGTACAAGCGATCCAAAAGTCCGTCAGGGACTTATTCATTGCATAGCTTGGTACACCAAATTTTATGAGCAAGGTTACGTGCCTAAAGATGCAGTGAATTGGTTTAATCCAGATAACAATCGCAGCTTATTTAACCGCCATGTGGTTATGACTGCTAATAATTCTCTCTCAATTCCTGCTGCTGTACGTCGAAATTCAGACGTTTACTTTAACAAGCTGGGTACTATTGGATATCCCAATAAACCTAACGGCAAGCCGATGCGTTATGTTTCTCTTATCACTCAAGCAATTATCCTAACAGAGTCAAAAAATCAGAGATTAGCTAAGGATTTTTTGATATATTTTATCAGCCCCGAAATTATGGGAAATTATCTGAAGGCTGCAGGCGGACGGTTTTTTCCAGTACACGATCTTGTTTGGAAAGACCCGTTCTGGACAAATAAGAAAGATCCTCACATCTCAGAAGGTGCTAAACCACTCATTATGAAACAAACTCGTCTATTGTATATCGCTCAAAACTCTTCCTATAGTAAAGTGTTGATGAAAAATGTTTGGGGTCAAGCTCTCCGTCGAGTTGTCATAAATCGCGTTTCACCAGAGGAAGCAGCTGATAAGGCAATTCAACAAATAAATGAAATTTTTGCTGAATATAGCAATCCTATTTGA